In Topomyia yanbarensis strain Yona2022 chromosome 2, ASM3024719v1, whole genome shotgun sequence, one DNA window encodes the following:
- the LOC131681122 gene encoding uncharacterized protein LOC131681122: MQKISEEVDAETAMKLRAQKINDQNLVLLNDADLVEMGIIEKGSRLTILNIIKNYSSEANPTKDKIDETSTNVQNLINRSTFEDDAKLRMKILYPILDQGIVPDKDGLNHLTRVACKQMETQIMDGQRQVESFICYSTSASNYEHSLKCDRMNCLH; encoded by the exons ATGCAGAAGATTTCGGAAGAGGTGGATGCTGAAACTGCAATGAAGTTGCGAG CCCAAAAAATAAACGATCAGAACCTAGTTCTGCTCAACGATGCCGACCTAGTTGAAATGGGGATAATCGAAAAAGGATCCCGTCTAACAATTCTTAACATAATAAAAAACTATAGTTCTGAAGCTAATCCGACCAAAGATAAAATTGATGAGACTTCCactaatgttcaaaatttg ATTAACCGTTCGACATTCGAAGATGACGCAAAACtccgaatgaaaattttgtatccaattttgGATCAAGGGATCGTACCAGATAAGGACGGTTTAAATCATCTTACACGAGTCGCATGCAAGCAAATGGAGACTCAAATAATGGACGGTCAAAGGCAAGTAGaaagttttatttgttactCTACTAGTGCATCAAACTATGAACACTCCTTAAAGTGTGATAGAATGAATTGTTTACATTGA
- the LOC131682188 gene encoding uncharacterized protein LOC131682188 yields the protein MFPHLCSYERLVIRQMFERLYPNRTEGLKIEDVFSQCLSYSPSRFSRVEDDHIRGCLRIISHMPIRGQKRTLVGCPTVGEEHSASILIRWIGECLDTYMASPATDSKLHMVCVASPMKRGNYAVICEKKVIFETNNSIHAVEILFKCHAVLGVEVPPNFRMFWDFLACAIYNIIPHSQRTTVNRLVQTFIEVSRARIDNK from the exons ATGTTTCCACACCTGTGTTCATATGAAAGATTGGTG ATTCGTCAAATGTTTGAGAGATTGTATCCTAACAGAACAGAAGGTCTCAAAATCGAGGATGTCTTCTCTCAGTGTCTATCTTATTCACCGTCCAGATTCTCTAGAGTAGAAGATg ATCACATTCGAGGATGCTTGAGAATAATTTCTCATATGCCAATTCGCGGACAAAAAAGAACGCTGGTAGGCTGTCCAACTGTAGGCGAAGAACATTCGGCTTCAATTTTAATTCGTTGGATTGGG GAGTGCTTAGATACATACATGGCATCCCCCGCAACTGATTCCAAACTACACATGGTGTGCGTAGCAAGCCCGATGAAAAGAGGAAATTATGCCGTCAtttgtgagaaaaaagttatattcgagaCTAACAATTCTATTCATGCAgtggaaattttattcaaatgccACGCAGTTCTCGGAGTGGAGGTGCCACCTAATTTTAGAATGTTTTGGGACTTTCTGGCATGTgccatatataatataattccgCACAGTCAGAGGACAACTGTGAATAGACTCGTCCAAACTTTTATTGAAGTTTCCCGCGCACGTATTGACAACAAATAa